In Lonchura striata isolate bLonStr1 unplaced genomic scaffold, bLonStr1.mat Scaffold_500, whole genome shotgun sequence, a genomic segment contains:
- the LOC144248734 gene encoding uncharacterized protein LOC144248734 — MVPDGLGAIPDGSGAIPGGSVTVPDGSGAVPDGLGAIPDGSGAVPDGLGAIPVGSGAVPELQPRRAGASEGIPCGSPSRDSPLPNGLKADFARALPEPGPEGDGKSGTCAAERELSCARMEPEPPEPPEPL, encoded by the exons ATGGTTCCCGATGGACTTGGAGCCATTCCCGATGGATCCGGCGCCATTCCCGGTGGATCCGTGACGGTTCCCGATGGATCCGGCGCCGTTCCCGATGGACTTGGAGCCATTCCCGATGGATCCGGCGCCGTTCCCGATGGACTTGGAGCCATTCCCGTCGGATCCGGCGCCGTTCCCGAACTGCAGCCGCGCCGGGCCGGCGCCTCCGAGGGAATTCCGTGCGGGAGCCCCTCCCGGGATTCGCCGCTTCCCAACGGGCTGAAGGCGGATTTCGCCCGGGCGCTGCCGGAGCCGGGCCCGGAGGGAGACGGGAAATCGGGAACGTGCGCGGCCGAGCGCG AGCTGAGCTGCGCCCGGATGGAGCCggagccgccggagccgccgGAGCCGCTCTGA
- the NKPD1 gene encoding NTPase KAP family P-loop domain-containing protein 1 has translation MSHRCHRDATAMSHRCHTAATVAERGWHRPLPAPSAGGAALAGVPLSPLSPRAVPFVPFVPVVAAVPSRAGSGRELLGPDSDPPTEDDVYCRCLSRTLCHTATPVTVGFYAPCGHRLESLLAKVTAFMREEMAQREAAELRRGGRRPRSPHGWGLLAALWLLAFYQPVVTEGHLRRKNLEFIFIRFSAWEFAGCDKLWAGLVTTLCHRVRRHFGALPLSVFHVLGSRPRFAAGASRREWVLKRGACLRLGGLLLVLAVGVAVLLVALLVPGVKDHRALKVVGGAVASLSGSSLVLGALSILKNFLVSEKKKIERLTNSDRFAGQLGFMSKIRAEVEVLVDYLAFMEVFERRRLRVVMEITSLHLCYPEKVAGVFNAMATLLSDANAPFIFLLAVDPSVIVPCLEQAGCMKGLADNGYLYLNRAVTLPFSIPEMGARSRLRSVAAAIRTREDLMALIIAGNAAKTNRGAGALPAAAPASPGWKEADSEAVVWIHEAFRCLHDGTDVLCRYLPENGANVRRIVNTIPITLRLLLHRAGGAAPLSPRAAAAWVVLADRWPCRLSWTLRCLEDAGPSAAAAPSTPAAGRSLWSIFEEHAGELSALRQPLGKVLSLDGDPGLFQAFLARDFPFGADEARQLLGVTVNLDHSIRQQMGLLRALARLGRAAPVSRGVQCPPCAR, from the exons ATGTCGCACCGGTGCCACCGCGATGCCACCGCGATGTCGCACCGGTGCCACACCGCTGCCACCGTCGCCGAGCGGGGCTGGCACCGTCCCCTGCCCGCCCCCAGCGCGGGGGGCGCGGCCCTGGCCGgggtcccgctgtccccgctgtcccctcggGCCGTCCCCTTTGTCCCCTTTGTCCCCGTTGTCGCCGCTGTCCCCTCCCGGGCCGGATCCGGGCGGGAATTGCTGGGCCCTGACTCAG atCCGCCGACGGAGGATGACGTGTACTGCCGCTGCCTGTCGCGCACGCTGTGCCACACGGCCACGCCCGTCACCGTCGGGTTCTACGCGCCCTGCGGCCACCGCCTGGAGTCCCTGCTGGCCAAGGTCACCG CCTTCATGCGGGAGGAGATGGCGCAGCGCGAGGCGGCCGAGCTgcgccggggcgggcggcggccgcgcaGCCCGCAcggctgggggctgctggcggccctgtggctgctggccTTCTACCAGCCCGTGGTGACCGAGGGCCACCTGCGGAGGAAGAACCTGGAGTTCATCTTCATCCGCTTCAGCGCCTGGGAGTTCGCCGGCTGCGACAAGCTCTGGGCCGGGCTGGTGACCACGCTGTGCCACCGCGTGCGGCGCCACTTCGGCGCGCTGCCGCTCAGCGTCTTCCACGTGCTGGGCTCGCGGCCGCGCTTCGCCGCCGGCGCGTCGCGGCGCGAGTGGGTGCTCAAGCGAGGGGCCTGCCTGCGGCTCGGCgggctgctcctggtgctggcCGTCGGCGTCGCCGTCCTCCTGGTGGCCCTGCTGGTGCCGGGCGTCAAGGACCACCGCGCCCTCAAGGTGGTGGGCGGCGCCGTGGCGTCGCTGTCGGGCTCCTCGCTGGTGTTGGGCGCCTTGTCCATCCTCAAGAACTTCCTGGTGAGCGAGAAGAAGAAGATCGAGCGCCTGACCAACAGCGACAGGTTCGCCGGGCAGCTGGGCTTCATGAGCAAGATCCGCGCCGAGGTGGAGGTCCTGGTGGATTATTTGGCCTTCATGGAGGTCTTCGAGCGCCGGCGGCTGCGCGTGGTGATGGAGATCACCAGCCTGCACCTCTGCTACCCGGAGAAGGTGGCCGGCGTGTTCAACGCCATGGCCACGCTGCTGTCGGACGCCAACGCGCCCTTCATCTTCCTGCTGGCCGTGGACCCCAGCGTCATCGTGCCGTGCCTGGAGCAGGCGGGCTGCATGAAGGGGCTGGCGGACAACGGCTACCTCTACCTGAACCGCGCCGTCACGCTGCCCTTCTCCATCCCCGAGATGGGCGCCCGCTCCCGCCTGCGCAGCGTGGCCGCCGCCATCCGCACGCGCGAGGACCTCATGGCGCTCATCATCGCCGGCAACGCCGCCAAGACCAACCGCGGCGCCGGCGCcctcccggccgcggcgccggCCTCTCCCGGTTGGAAGGAGGCCGATTCGGAGGCGGTGGTGTGGATCCACGAGGCGTTCCGGTGCCTCCACGACGGCACCGACGTCTTGTGCCGGTACCTGCCGGAGAACGGCGCCAACGTCCGGCGCATCGTCAACACCATCCCCATCACGCtgcggctgctgctgcaccgcgccggcggcgccgcgccgctgtcgccccgcgccgccgccgcctggGTGGTGCTGGCCGACCGCTGGCCCTGCCGCCTCAGCTGGACGCTGCGCTGCCTGGAGGACGCCgggccgagcgccgccgccgcgccgtcGACGCCGGCGGCGGGGAGATCCTTGTGGAGCATCTTCGAGGAGCACGCGGGCGAGCTGAGCGCGCTGCGGCAGCCGCTGGGCAAGGTGCTGAGCCTGGACGGCGACCCCGGCCTCTTCCAGGCTTTCCTGGCGCGGGATTTCCCCTTCGGCGCCGACGAGGCGCGGCAGCTGCTCGGCGTCACCGTCAACCTGGACCACTCCATCcggcagcagatggggctgctGCGGGCGCTGGCGCGGCTGGGCCGGGCGGCGCCCGTGTCCCGCGGGGTGCAGTGCCCACCCTGCGCCCGGTGA